The following is a genomic window from Parabacteroides johnsonii DSM 18315.
TCCACCGGCAATCTTATCTGCATCGAAGCCACCAATGGAATATCCGCTACGGATAGAAACCAAATTGATGAGATCAACCAACGTATCGACCTTATAAAGGGGTAATTCACGAAGAATACGCCGCCGCAACGCTTCAGAAGAAGGACGATAACGATTCGGATCTTTTCCCAGACGCTTATAAGCCTGGCGGGTAGCCTGTATAGGGAGCCATTTGTTGATTTGTTCCAGTTTAACTGTTTCCCGGACTACCTTTTCTTCGTCCGCTATCTCCTGCCAAAGCCGTTCATCCGGTTCCGAATTGCAAACATCACAAGACAGGACCAAAACATGTAAATCCGGACAGGCGGTAGCTACTTCTTCTGAAATTGAAATGTGTAACATAGGGAAAATTTATGATTTATAAAACTATAGATTGTTATTTACCATCTATTTAACAATGATACCGGACAAGATACGCCCGCTCTTGATTCCCAAACGGCGGGCGGAGAAGAAATCGTCGGGATGGGTGTAAGTGCAGATGCCGG
Proteins encoded in this region:
- a CDS encoding B3/B4 domain-containing protein, which codes for MLHISISEEVATACPDLHVLVLSCDVCNSEPDERLWQEIADEEKVVRETVKLEQINKWLPIQATRQAYKRLGKDPNRYRPSSEALRRRILRELPLYKVDTLVDLINLVSIRSGYSIGGFDADKIAGGSLVLGVGREGEVYHGIGRGELNIAGLPVYRDAVGGVGTPTSDEERTKIGLDTTRLLMIINGYSGLDGLESAGKYAADLLSKYVSAINMEVELITAEDRRKITL